A region of the Culex quinquefasciatus strain JHB chromosome 1, VPISU_Cqui_1.0_pri_paternal, whole genome shotgun sequence genome:
GTTCGAACCGGTGGAGGACATTTGCGAGCGATGCGTTTGCGTAGTCCGGAACTCTCCCGGATTCTCGCTGCTGGATTGCTCCACCAAGAACCTGCGCCACATGCTGGCGGAATGGCCAGAACAGTTCGGTACCAATCAAACCGGTCAGGAGATCGTACTCTCTCTGTCCGGCAACAGCATCAACACGCTGCAGCAACTTCCGCCGACGGAGGCCGACCTGGTGTTCAGCTGCCGGCACTGCAACCTGACGGAGCTGGCCAGCGGGGCGTTTCTGGACACTCCGAACGTGATCCGGTTGGATTTGAGCTGGAACCGGCTGACGGCGGACGTGCTGCGGCCGGATGTGTTCCGGGGGAAGTACGACGATCGGGTGTACGAGTCGTTGGCGCTGGATGAGCTGGATCTGAGTTACAACTCGATTGAATTTCTCGACGCGACTTTGTTCGAGCATTTGACGCATTTGAGGAGATTGTCGTTGGCGCGGAATCCGCTGGGGGAGATTACCGAAGACACGGCCGCGGCGCTTGGCTCGATCGCGAAACTGGAACATCTGGATTTGTCGTACACCGGGTTGAGCGAGCTGCCCGGTGAGCTGTTCCAGAAGATTGAAAATCTGCGTGAGCTGCTGCTGCAGGGAAATGACTTTGCCGCCGTTCCGAGCGCTGTGGCGTTGTTGAAGCCTTCCCTCGTGGCGCTGTACATAGGGGAGAATCCGATTCAAATGTTGGACGATGAGAGTTTCTTTGGTAAGTATAATTTTTCGTGATAGCAATttggtactaaagccctacgtAAATTTTTAtgcacaacggtaaaaaaacacgattaaaaaccactgctgatcacttttttttttcattttaatgcaaaaaaattgacaagacaacattttttcgatggatcaactatggtccccttggaacgagctgtcaagtaggagcttttctgtcaagaaggcccgcgaggttaatttttcaaaattgatttaaaaatccattttaaaatcTGTGTGGTCCTacgaagggtcattgtactcagaacaATAAGCTtgatcgctgtaaacaataatatcagcaatctaagcttcattttaggacccaattgaagaaaaaaaatattgttaaccaaagatttcaaaaaatcatcaaaaaaaacatttaaaaaaattaagcattcACAGAGTttgtaaataaattcaaaacattcaaaaactaagcataaaataatcatttaaaaaaactataatcaaaaaaatctaagattaaTACAAATGaaggtattaaaaaaaagtaaaaaaaaaaaaacaaaaatagtcaGAAAGTTACCAATCAAAAggtaaaaattaatataaaaaaccataaaaaacagAAACATGCAAGTGCACAGAGAAataagagttcccaaaatcgtgaaaataGGAACCTCgcacaaagtgttcaaatcccatggtacgatttcgaaaaacgtaccatgaaatttgaactctttgttcgtggttccctgggatgggataaacaaagagaaaaaaacctattgtcaaactaaaccactttcaacatggccgcttctgtcaacctaaaccagtcctttcttatgaggagaaaatgagaagtattgtaatttgaattgaaaaaaaaataaaaaaaataaatcaatttcacaaataattgtaaattgcatgaatagattaattaaaatatttttaattgaaaggcatttatttctatcgtacaccgaatgttgacttatcagcattttcattttaaaaaacaatacatttcatgaactgactattcttttgcccatttaaaactaatgttattttttttgcgcgttatatagaaatgtcatctagattgaacaatattaaacctgtgcttcctatgaaattaaaatgtggcgtgaagaaacaacaccgtagaactggatttaaaagcaaacaaaaataatggccacagtttagcctatttgatttttcgcactttttatttcaacacattgccacaaattgaaaaacaaacttttttgctctttgaagtgaatgaattggtacaaatttgaatttttgccagccatttctttcgattctgacaccttagggcgtgcgacctatggaatgttaaatatctttaaagttgagtaaaaattgccgtTGAATTCGACGTGCTCCTCTTTGGGGAACTGGGAATGGTTTATTTACTTCCTTTGCGTAACGGGACAACGACAGGAGCAGATCTAAGAAAAAATCTCCCCTCCCATTTAATGACTTGCAGGCTTTTTAGGATTTTATTTAGATtgaagtaagaaaacgcatttaaatcgtattgcatttttcacatccaaatgaaaataaaaaatctttcatataaaaaacacaataaaaatagaagaagtgatcattttttgactcatctttgatttgccaaccatttcaagtaatttgaatcaggcagctccttatgaactgatccaccgtaaaacgatggaacataaactcaggattctccacccacgtccaaccgcaaattttaacagccaaatcaaaaaaaatctgcgaggaaaaactaaacaacttttcaaccaaagaaaaagtcatccgcatgcttgagcactgagttgaaaaccatcatcaagaaaatttcaattgtcaagctatctgaatcacaaattgcttgatatttgttttcgaacacgaattttcttgcaaaaaacagaagaagaatacaaacgtaaacactcaaaaagaagactctatccagccgtcccgtcccagaGAGAAataagagttcccaaaatcgtgaaaataGGAACCTCgcacaaagtgttcaaatcccatggtacgatttcgaaaaacgtaccatgaaatttgaactctttgttcgtggttcccattgtcatgaacgcttgtttacgattttgggaactcttttttctccgtgtgcaaaaaatctaaaaaaaaacaaaaatgttaaatgccaaaacaaacttgaacattcaaaacatatttaaatttttaaattctaaaaaacaaaGCATTTAAAACTTTCTAAAGCTCacagaatttataaaaaattaaacatttaaacaaaaaatctttacatcaaaaaatttcgtaataaaaaatttatcaaaaaaaataataaaaattttaaaaatcaaaataaaaccaaaaaactgaacaaaacattaaaaagctttaaaaaaaatctgttcaaaaaacaaaacattaaataccattacaatttttgaaccaatttgaaaagtttactgaatttataaaaaataacattcaaaaactaaaaaaacgataaaaaaatttaaaaacttaaaatcaaaaatctagtAGTAAACAAATAacccaaaaatataaaacattaaacaataaaattcataaaaatcaagcaatgaaaataaaaacacaaaaataaaaaaaaatcaaaattaaaaaaaacctaatataaATTCCGTTGAAgttgacaaaaaaatcaatgttatccaataattaaaaaatatcaaaatacaaatacagtagggtagaggacccagttttcgcccacctactggatttaatctgtatttagcaaactcataccgttttttggttgaatttattatgcaggtttacatattcattcacttctagtactaattgaactttcctaatgaatttctaatgtttattaagtttttataagctgttcaaaaaaaaagcctaactgcagccgccatatttttgtcaatttagactacagcgggtaataatgttaatgaggggaattcaactcattttgtccgaaaataatgtgaatgaataattcattagttcactgtatgtctgaatttcatgaaaatctagtgattcacctgttttaaacgtttaccaaaggttatttcaataaaataaaataaagtgggcgatgaaaaaacattcgatccaattttcgaccagggcgaaatctagtattgtgtgtttaagattttatctagaaccagttttcgtttaccataaaaacatttctaatcgcagcgaaatgtggttgaaaatatatttggaacattctagattatttttaaaggttaaataaacattttaattactttcattcataaggggtttttgttcaaatgttgtaaaagtttactggtacataggagaatttttgtcgtgggcgaaaactggttccaagggtgggcgaaaactggatttaggggggcgaaaataggctcttcagagcactttattaaaacgcaaaattttgtcaaaaatgaacatgtaaatgataaaaaccttgtggaaacttaaaatcaaatagtttttcaacgttctacaacaaatagaaccaaaaaccataaattgtcatcaaattctcatcaaatttcttaGATTGCCActgtaaagtgggcgatttctgggtcctctaccctagttGTTgcgtaactgggctgctttttaactgggcgctcgataactgcgGGCCGTAGTCcaattaaaaagcagacaaacgtcaaaaaaccaaaacaaaccgaaatgaccgaggggttaatggatgcaaaaatcatgttcaattaatggaaaaacttttttcaaacttttatttaatttcaagtcacaattaaaggaatatgaaaagtaagcattgttaATAAATgcattaacttttatttttatatttcatcacccctcgttatttttcgttcagcccagttatcgagcagcattcggtgactgagCTATGTTCTCAGCCTTGTTACCGAACATGTACTGTATAAATGGAAAAACcaacaactaaaaaaaattaaagaattgttTATTAATCAGTTCAAAATaatggggcaaaaaaaaaataaatcataaaccatagtttcaacatttgtattaatgaaaaaggtgttttgaaatgcatttcacaccactacactgccgttctacgcataattgtcccatgttcaaaaaagtgcaactgagaaaaacgcgattgaaatttttcgaccgatttctgtgtttctacgcataattgtcccgtgggttcctattcgccctatgtgtccctaatcgccccagttagaagtttatcacccttatttgtgattcacTTGCtaaacaacaggtaaacaagacataatgcttagtaaaactaatgattccgtgtaagaaaatacttggtgggacaattatgcgtagaagtttaacgatgggacaaacagacttggtgttgtttttaatgagtttccgaacaaagtaccagattttatgtgtttttcttaaagtacacgtcaaactaaactttaaaatgtcataaagtcaaaatcgtcaaaaaatgacatgggacaattatgcgtagaacggcagtacagttgtttttcaatcatcaAAATTAGAATTTAAACTCGGGACATCGTATCGTTAcacttgaagaaaaactttaaagaaatttctatcataaatttcataattcacTCTCAATGCAattctgtatttaaaaaaatgttttcccctCAGACCTCGACCACCTGACCCACCTCAACATCAGCGGAATGAACCTGCTGCACGAGGTCGCCGCCGGAACGTTCTCCGGACTTCACTCGCTGGAGGTGCTCGTCGCCAGCAACAACCCTGCCCTCACCGAGTTCGACATGAGTGACCTGGGCGGGCTGACCCGTTTGCGCGAGTTGGACATCTCCCGCTGCGGGCTCCAACACCTCTATCTCAACGAACCCATCCCGGACGGGCACGACGACTCCTCGGACATTGCCCACTTCGACGTGTTCCCCAAGCTACGATCCGTCAAACTGGAAGGCAACCCGTGGCACTGCGACTGCGAACTCTTCGAAGCCCTCGAATCCATCAAGCACATCCTGAACGACGAGTTCCAAGCTCCGCACAGTGCCTCGGAAGCACGCTGCGAGACTCCGTACGACCTGGCAGCGCTCCCCCTCACCGACCTAGCCGGGAAATCCCTCTGCTCGTCCCCACCGAAGAAGGTCCCAAAGATCCCGATCTACGAAGCGCCAGCCTTTCTCCGACCTCGCTCGCTCCTCATCTCCATCATGTCCGTCGGAGTCGTACTCCTCATCGGCTTCATCATCGGATTCGCCATCGTCTGCATCAAGCGAAAGCTCAAACAAAGTGACTTTGGGTTTACCTCGCCCGTTCGGTACACCTCGGTGAGAAACAGTACGACCTCGACGATTGTGCCACCGGCTTGAGGTAAATAAGCGTGGTTAAGATAAAATGCCGAATTTGTTTGTTCTAGTCTTCGCGTGTTTTTTTATCGCGATAAGTTAGGGGTTATAATATTTGAGATGagatataaataaaaacattcctgTATGTAATTATAAACGCGAAGGTGGGCGACTTTATTGTTTTATGAAAGAAAGAAAAGCCCCGGTTCAAGGAAGCATAAAGTCGTGCCATGTCATGAAACTGTGGTATTTTTGCGATTATAGAAACACTATTATATTTACTTATTAATTATGTTGTACAGCCGTAATAGCCCCAttggggtcaaaaaagttggaaatgcaacttcaccgGCTCTTTGAACgcttggaaaaaaaaagttgcaaatgCCTTTTTCATTGCAACTAGGGCtggtgatttttcgcgatttcgcggaagccgcgtaatccgcGAATTTTGCTCctggccgtgaaatttggtaaataccgtgaaatgccgcgcaattagaaatatttaattgacAAATTACTGCTTATTTAtgctttagtttttaaattcaaacccTTCTCAAGGTTAGAATTATTTGTTGATAAGAATATTTATAAGAATATTCATTCTACGAAATGCATAAAGTTGATAATATATTTCCAGCAAAATGTCTTTACTCCACAAAATTACTAAaaggttgtttaaaaatattattcaactcTACAATAAAAGACAACGTGAAAAGTattaactttgaaattttaaaatcattgaaaaatttattaaaataacgaTGAACAAGTTGCATTTAATGTGAATttgatatctttttttttataatttgattatgaattatgtaattttgaaataaaattaaaaaaaaattactacacCTTTTTTACTGATTCTACCTAGCATTCTTCTTTTCCCGAATGTGACGTTTAGGATGTGCTTTGTTCTTGAGATATTTTAGCAAATCTAATTTCTAAAatctcattaaaattaaaatagctgaaacatgaactttttttttaatctgcgcAAATCAATCTTATATaattattttcacatttttgccaagaaaaaactgaaaagtaacatatttattgttttttttctaatttaagtgaaaaaagtAAACTATTCATG
Encoded here:
- the LOC6041275 gene encoding insulin-like growth factor-binding protein complex acid labile subunit isoform X1, yielding MMFHGFKVVLLLFLAIRLGLARRDGEEFEPVEDICERCVCVVRNSPGFSLLDCSTKNLRHMLAEWPEQFGTNQTGQEIVLSLSGNSINTLQQLPPTEADLVFSCRHCNLTELASGAFLDTPNVIRLDLSWNRLTADVLRPDVFRGKYDDRVYESLALDELDLSYNSIEFLDATLFEHLTHLRRLSLARNPLGEITEDTAAALGSIAKLEHLDLSYTGLSELPGELFQKIENLRELLLQGNDFAAVPSAVALLKPSLVALYIGENPIQMLDDESFFDLDHLTHLNISGMNLLHEVAAGTFSGLHSLEVLVASNNPALTEFDMSDLGGLTRLRELDISRCGLQHLYLNEPIPDGHDDSSDIAHFDVFPKLRSVKLEGNPWHCDCELFEALESIKHILNDEFQAPHSASEARCETPYDLAALPLTDLAGKSLCSSPPKKVPKIPIYEAPAFLRPRSLLISIMSVGVVLLIGFIIGFAIVCIKRKLKQSDFGFTSPVRYTSVRNSTTSTIVPPA
- the LOC6041275 gene encoding insulin-like growth factor-binding protein complex acid labile subunit isoform X2; this encodes MTQVVKVVLLLFLAIRLGLARRDGEEFEPVEDICERCVCVVRNSPGFSLLDCSTKNLRHMLAEWPEQFGTNQTGQEIVLSLSGNSINTLQQLPPTEADLVFSCRHCNLTELASGAFLDTPNVIRLDLSWNRLTADVLRPDVFRGKYDDRVYESLALDELDLSYNSIEFLDATLFEHLTHLRRLSLARNPLGEITEDTAAALGSIAKLEHLDLSYTGLSELPGELFQKIENLRELLLQGNDFAAVPSAVALLKPSLVALYIGENPIQMLDDESFFDLDHLTHLNISGMNLLHEVAAGTFSGLHSLEVLVASNNPALTEFDMSDLGGLTRLRELDISRCGLQHLYLNEPIPDGHDDSSDIAHFDVFPKLRSVKLEGNPWHCDCELFEALESIKHILNDEFQAPHSASEARCETPYDLAALPLTDLAGKSLCSSPPKKVPKIPIYEAPAFLRPRSLLISIMSVGVVLLIGFIIGFAIVCIKRKLKQSDFGFTSPVRYTSVRNSTTSTIVPPA